One window from the genome of Dermacentor silvarum isolate Dsil-2018 chromosome 5, BIME_Dsil_1.4, whole genome shotgun sequence encodes:
- the LOC119454243 gene encoding uncharacterized protein LOC119454243, whose translation MMASRPPVFDETVSSWSTYRIRLEAYFEGNGITDAAKRRALLVSSLSDNVVRMLQGRLSTVSVNSQTYDEVVEYLEEHYNPQVNEIAASFSFFMRKQRDGESVREYIADLRRLAESCNFGNSLHRMLRDRIVCGIRDDDARRCLLTRKKLTFEEAEEFAKASEKALGDDRDMREADPVTTGTSINVVQSQRGRRPWTKWNTAKNNHSCERCGGPHATHTCRHRNTKCHHCGRKGHLAKVCSSGRSRERGAFAVEEMEGESGEEMLLALVAHSSADRATLKPLEEELTWQGRKLRMILDTGSPVSVIPKNIFKKHRRWWPSLQKTSLRLTCFLGPLPVVGQITMRVQSGSTVVTSTLIVVACNGPLLCGRNTIESFRKAGVSFWDTGTTSSVNVVRDNRMAPLLDEFSDLFENKLGCCKGPPVQLHLKEGVRPRFCKARTVPYAMRSKVSAEIDRLVQDGVLSSISISDWATPVVPVAKKNGDIRLCGDFKLTVNPASHLEQYPLPKVEDIFAALSGGEVFSTLDLRNAYNQLPLDDEARKIAVLNTHRGLYCYNRLAFGIASAPALFQRRMESILQGLPNVQVYLDDIIVAEKEYDTSVLRQVFQRLREHNLKLNKAKCRFKEPQVSFLGHHIDAKGLHPLQDNLEAVLTAPKPTSQLAHSTSEDMLLRQVKTWILRGWPNQLGPEQQCLQPYFTRRSTPTRDGKSPAEMLLGFQPRTRLSAHFPEEEVARDPTVSRPPAPLSQVFSPGAPVWSRQYNHAGQRWLPGTVTSTRGRRMVTVDTTGGVQRRHVDQVRPRLAADDVKQEFDATRPGDNQVTESDQPSAVDDAEPSSDGSLGTPQTSSEVTSSVPAGLGLPRRSTHTRRPPDRLGF comes from the exons ATGATGGCATCTCGCCCACCGGTTTTCGACGAGACGGTGAGCAGCTGGAGCACGTACAGGATACGGCTGGAAGCTTATTTTGAAGGCAATGGAATTACTGACGCGGCCAAACGCCGAGCTCTGCTGGTGTCTTCATTGAGCGATAATGTCGTGCGCATGTTGCAAGGGCGCCTTTCAACCGTGTCGGTTAACAGCCAGACCTACGATGAAGTCGTTGAATACCTCGAGGAACACTACAATCCTCAAGTTAATGAAATTGCGGCGAGTTTTTCATTCTTCATGCGTAAGCAAAGGGATGGAGAGAGCGTTCGGGAATACATTGCCGACCTTCGGAGACTGGCGGAAAGTTGCAACTTCGGCAACTCGCTGCACCGTATGCTGCGAGACCGCATAGTATGCGGAATCAGGGACGACGACGCACGACGCTGCCTATTAACACGGAAGAAGCTAACTTTTGAGGAGGCAGAAGAATTTGCTAAAGCTTCAGAGAAGGCGCTAGGCGACGATCGTGACATGCGAGAAGCAGACCCAGTGACCACGGGAACCAGCATCAATGTTGTACAGTCGCAGCGAGGACGACGACCCTGGACGAAGTGGAACACTGCAAAGAACAACCATTCATGTGAGCGTTGTGGCGGTCCCCACGCGACACACACGTGCCGCCATCGAAACACCAAGTGTCACCATTGCGGCAGGAAAGGTCATCTGGCAAAGGTTTGCAGCAGTGGCCGCTCTCGGGAACGTGGTGCCTTTGCCGTCGAGGAAATGGAAGGTGAGAGCGGAGAAGAAATGTTGCTGGCTCTTGTCGCTCACAGCTCCGCCGACAGAGCTACGTTGAAGCCTCTCGAGGAGGAGTTGACATGGCAGGGCCggaaattgcgaatgattctAGACACGGGTTCTCCGGTCAGCGTCATACCGAAGAACATATTTAAGAAACATCGCAGATGGTGGCCGTCACTGCAAAAAACATCGCTGCGCTTGACATGCTTCCTCGGGCCATTGCCAGTTGTCGGCCAGATAACCATGAGGGTTCAGTCTGGATCGACGGTTGTGACCAGCACGCTAATCGTGGTGGCATGTAACGGACCACTGCTCTGCGGCCGGAACACGATAGAGTCCTTCCGTAAGGCGGGTGTGTCCTTCTGGGACACTGGAACCACCTCGAGTGTAAATGTTGTTCGTGATAACAGGATGGCGCCTCTGCTCGATGAATTTTCCGATCTTTTCGAGAACAAGCTTGGCTGTTGCAAGGGCCCCCCTGTTCAATTACACCTTAAAGAAGGAGTCCGCCCACGTTTCTGTAAGGCACGTACAGTGCCTTATGCCATGCGCTCCAAGGTTTCAGCCGAGATCGACCGTCTTGTACAAGACGGAGTGCTTTCGTCGATAAGCATTTCAGATTGGGCAACACCGGTGGTGCCGGTAGCAAAAAAGAACGGCGATATACGATTGTGCGGCGATTTCAAATTGACAGTCAACCCGGCGTCGCACTTGGAACAGTATCCCCTGCCCAAAGTTGAAGACATATTTGCGGCGCTTTCTGGAGGCGAAGTCTTCAGCACTCTGGACCTGCGCAACGCGTACAATCAGCTGCCGCTGGACGACGAAGCTAGAAAGATCGCGGTACTCAACACACACCGGGGCCTTTACTGCTACAATCGCCTAGCATTTGGAATTGCTTCAGCCCCCGCCTTGTTCCAGCGACGCATGGAATCGATTTTGCAAGGTTTGCCGAATGTTCaagtgtacctcgacgacatcattgTGGCGGAGAAGGAATACGACACATCTGTACTGCGGCAGGTGTTTCAGCGGCTTCGTGAACACAACTTGAAGTTGAACAAAGCCAAGTGCCGGTTTAAGGAACCACAAGTGTCGTTTCTGGGGCACCACATCGATGCCAAAGGTTTGCATCCTCTGCAAGATAACCTCGAGGCGGTACTGACCGCGCCGAAGCCAACATCG CAGTTGGCACACAGCACGAGCGAGGACATGCTTCTCCGACAGGTGAAGACGTGGATTCTTCGTGGTTGGCCAAACCAGCTGGGGCCGGAACAACAGTGCCTTCAGCCGTACTTCACCCGCAGAT CAACACCGACTCGAGATGGCAAGTCGCCTGCCGAGATGTTGCTGGGTTTTCAACCCAGGACCCGCCTAAGCGCACATTTTCCAGAGGAAGAGGTGGCACGGGATCCCACGGTGAGCAGACCCCCGGCACCGTTGTCACAAGTCTTTTCACCGGGAGCGCCTGTTTGGTCACGGCAGTATAATCACGCTGGCCAGAGATGGTTACCCGGCACGGTGACGTCAACAAGAGGTAGGCGTATGGTCACAGTGGACACCACAGGAGGGGTGCAGCGCCGTCACGTGGACCAAGTGCGGCCACGACTAGCTGCGGATGACGTAAAGCAAGAATTCGACGCAACACGGCCCGGAGACAACCAAGTCACAGAGAGTGATCAACCCTCTGCAGTGGACGACGCTGAACCATCTTCAGACGGATCACTTGGTACACCCCAGACTTCCAGTGAAGTAACCTCCAGTGTACCGGCGGGCTTAGGACTTCCTAGGCGTTCTACGCACACAAGGAGGCCTCCCGACAGGCTAGGCTTCTAA